A section of the Thauera chlorobenzoica genome encodes:
- a CDS encoding SRPBCC family protein, protein MKFEHLIEVNDLANPLQTLLTREELWFGLLCRAEDARAFLPGLEDCRIVERSDNTMVRNLHFGHAVIRDRVTFEALRWICFESEATPEHAGGSLTISIEEPEQGALFLRFCYHTTLPEGGEDGRYAEFVRAAYHQSDVDTVRVIRMIAESGGLQQ, encoded by the coding sequence TTGAAATTCGAGCACCTGATCGAGGTCAATGACCTCGCCAATCCCCTGCAGACCCTGCTGACGCGCGAAGAGCTTTGGTTTGGCCTGCTGTGCCGGGCCGAGGATGCGCGGGCCTTCCTCCCCGGTCTCGAAGACTGCCGCATCGTCGAACGCAGCGACAACACCATGGTCCGCAACCTGCACTTCGGCCACGCCGTGATCCGCGACCGGGTCACCTTCGAGGCCTTGCGATGGATCTGCTTCGAGTCCGAAGCGACGCCCGAACACGCCGGCGGCAGCCTGACGATCAGCATCGAGGAACCCGAGCAAGGCGCGCTTTTCCTGCGCTTTTGCTATCACACGACGCTACCCGAAGGCGGCGAGGATGGGCGCTATGCCGAGTTCGTGCGTGCGGCCTATCACCAGTCCGACGTCGATACCGTGCGCGTCATCCGCATGATCGCCGAATCCGGCGGCCTGCAGCAGTAA
- a CDS encoding recombination-associated protein RdgC: MWFKNLQIYRLPANWGITLEQFEAQLAKKPFHPCASQDMESRGWLSPLGNEALVHAVGGQWLVTLGFEHRLLPSAVVKQEADERAEELAEQQGYKLGRKQMKELREQITQELLPRAFTRRRRLFAWIDPVNGWLVVDAASQSKAEDLIEQLRHSLDHFPLALLRTERSPMSAMADWLAGGEAPAGFTIDQDCELRSIAEDKAAVRYVRHPLEGDEVKGHLEAGKLPTRLALTFDDRISFVLTEKLEIKRLDFLDIVRDQLGEADKDDAEALFNAEFALMTGELSHLLPAVVDALGGEIGGEASSVSTPDPAPALATADDPPF; the protein is encoded by the coding sequence ATGTGGTTCAAGAACTTGCAGATTTACCGCCTTCCCGCAAATTGGGGCATCACCCTCGAGCAGTTCGAGGCGCAGCTGGCGAAGAAGCCCTTCCATCCCTGCGCCAGCCAGGACATGGAAAGCCGCGGCTGGCTGTCGCCGCTGGGCAATGAAGCGCTGGTCCATGCGGTCGGCGGCCAGTGGCTGGTCACGCTTGGCTTCGAGCACCGTTTGCTGCCGTCTGCCGTGGTCAAGCAGGAAGCCGACGAGCGCGCCGAGGAACTCGCCGAGCAGCAGGGCTACAAGCTCGGGCGCAAGCAGATGAAGGAGCTGCGCGAGCAGATCACCCAGGAGCTGCTGCCGCGCGCGTTCACCCGCCGTCGCCGCCTGTTCGCCTGGATCGACCCGGTGAATGGCTGGCTGGTGGTCGATGCCGCCAGCCAGAGCAAGGCCGAGGATCTGATCGAGCAGCTGCGCCACAGCCTCGACCACTTCCCGCTCGCCCTGCTGCGCACCGAACGCTCGCCGATGTCGGCGATGGCCGACTGGCTCGCCGGCGGCGAAGCACCGGCCGGCTTCACCATCGACCAGGATTGCGAACTGCGCTCGATCGCCGAGGACAAGGCCGCGGTGCGCTACGTGCGCCATCCGCTGGAAGGCGACGAGGTCAAGGGCCATCTCGAAGCCGGCAAGCTGCCGACCCGGCTGGCGCTGACGTTCGACGACCGGATCAGCTTCGTGCTCACCGAAAAGCTCGAGATCAAGCGCCTGGATTTCCTCGACATCGTCCGCGACCAGCTCGGCGAGGCCGACAAGGACGACGCCGAAGCCCTGTTCAACGCCGAGTTCGCCCTGATGACCGGCGAACTGTCGCATCTGTTGCCTGCCGTGGTGGACGCTCTGGGCGGCGAGATCGGTGGCGAAGCCAGTTCCGTTTCCACGCCTGATCCCGCGCCTGCACTGGCGACTGCGGACGATCCTCCTTTCTGA
- the mnhG gene encoding monovalent cation/H(+) antiporter subunit G has product MNGAESLPWWAAVPVAFLLVLGGLITVIGTLGLARLHSFYQRIHGPAITIALGAGCILVASMLYFTVTQSRLVIHELLISGFVLMTAPVVSMLIMRAAVYRDLRAAREMDAGNDAGNP; this is encoded by the coding sequence GTGAACGGCGCCGAATCCCTGCCTTGGTGGGCGGCAGTCCCGGTCGCTTTCCTGCTGGTGCTGGGCGGCCTGATCACCGTCATCGGCACGCTCGGCCTGGCGCGGCTGCACAGCTTCTACCAGCGCATCCACGGCCCGGCGATCACGATCGCGCTCGGCGCCGGCTGCATCCTGGTGGCGTCGATGCTGTACTTCACCGTGACCCAGTCACGCCTCGTGATCCACGAACTGCTGATCAGCGGCTTCGTGCTGATGACCGCGCCGGTGGTGTCGATGCTGATCATGCGTGCGGCGGTGTATCGGGACCTGCGCGCCGCGCGCGAGATGGATGCAGGGAACGACGCGGGCAACCCCTGA
- a CDS encoding 16S rRNA pseudouridine(516) synthase, with translation MRAMQLERLLHAQGFGSRKECRALIRSGCVSVAGTVCDTPHAEFDPGGSDGSPGLEFSVDDKVWRFRAQAYIALHKPAGYECSHKPTFHPSVFTLLPAQLLGRGVQCIGRLDQDTTGLLLLSDDGQFIHQWSSGKKRTPKVYEVALKHAVDEAFVATLLAGVQLHDEPAPIAAAACVLTSPTSLRLTICEGKYHQVKRMIGAAGNRVEALHRSCVGGLALDPELAPGQWRWLDAADLCRLTDYARDAT, from the coding sequence ATGCGCGCCATGCAACTCGAACGACTTCTCCATGCTCAGGGCTTCGGCAGCCGCAAGGAATGCCGCGCCCTGATCCGCAGCGGCTGCGTCAGCGTGGCCGGCACCGTGTGCGATACACCCCATGCCGAATTCGACCCCGGCGGCAGCGATGGTTCGCCCGGACTCGAATTCAGCGTCGATGACAAGGTCTGGCGTTTCCGCGCCCAAGCCTATATCGCGCTGCACAAGCCGGCAGGCTACGAATGCTCGCATAAGCCCACCTTCCACCCTTCGGTGTTCACCCTGCTGCCGGCGCAGCTGCTGGGACGCGGCGTGCAATGCATCGGCAGGCTGGACCAGGACACCACCGGGCTGCTGCTGCTGTCGGACGACGGTCAGTTCATCCACCAGTGGAGCTCGGGCAAGAAGCGCACCCCCAAGGTCTATGAGGTGGCGCTGAAGCATGCGGTGGACGAAGCCTTCGTCGCCACCCTGCTGGCCGGTGTCCAACTCCACGACGAACCGGCACCGATCGCCGCCGCCGCCTGTGTGCTCACCAGCCCGACGAGCTTGCGGCTGACGATCTGCGAAGGCAAGTACCATCAGGTCAAACGCATGATCGGGGCCGCCGGCAACCGCGTCGAAGCCCTCCACCGCAGCTGCGTCGGCGGCCTGGCGCTGGATCCCGAGCTCGCGCCCGGGCAATGGCGCTGGCTGGACGCAGCCGATTTGTGCCGGCTCACGGATTACGCGCGCGACGCTACCTGA
- a CDS encoding glycine zipper 2TM domain-containing protein, producing the protein MKTRTLIPAALIVLATTGCATWDGMSSREKSAAIGAGVGGVAGAVVTDGGILGTVGGAAIGGVIGDQVGKKK; encoded by the coding sequence ATGAAGACCCGAACCCTGATTCCCGCCGCATTGATCGTTCTCGCCACCACCGGCTGCGCCACCTGGGACGGGATGTCCTCGCGTGAAAAAAGCGCGGCGATCGGCGCCGGCGTGGGCGGCGTGGCCGGTGCGGTCGTGACCGACGGCGGCATCCTCGGCACCGTGGGCGGCGCCGCGATCGGCGGTGTCATCGGCGACCAGGTCGGCAAGAAGAAGTAA
- a CDS encoding DUF2798 domain-containing protein — protein sequence MRLQPQHIQPVIMAGIMAFLMTALVTWINLGLRPDFIGLWLKAFAIAWPMAAVAAYIAIPMAQRMTKAILARLHAE from the coding sequence ATGCGTCTCCAGCCTCAGCACATCCAGCCGGTGATCATGGCCGGCATCATGGCCTTCCTGATGACCGCACTCGTCACCTGGATCAACCTCGGCCTGCGTCCGGACTTCATCGGACTGTGGCTGAAGGCGTTCGCCATCGCCTGGCCGATGGCGGCGGTGGCGGCCTATATCGCGATCCCGATGGCGCAGCGGATGACTAAGGCGATTCTCGCCCGGCTCCACGCCGAATGA
- a CDS encoding NfeD family protein, whose amino-acid sequence MENTLIIEWWHWEIAGLALVLLELVVPTFFVLWFGFGAMLVGLVLLVQADLSLTAQISTWVAASVAMTVLWFRVFKRSQHKTLVGTAGGEVIGEVGLLVSAVAPFERGRVRFQRPVLGAEEWVCVAESAIAAGERVRVVSVEGSFVKVAKA is encoded by the coding sequence ATGGAAAACACCCTGATCATCGAATGGTGGCACTGGGAGATCGCCGGCCTGGCGCTGGTGCTGCTGGAACTGGTGGTGCCGACGTTCTTCGTCCTCTGGTTCGGTTTCGGCGCAATGCTGGTCGGGTTGGTGCTGCTGGTGCAGGCCGACCTGTCGTTGACGGCGCAGATTTCGACCTGGGTCGCCGCTTCGGTGGCGATGACGGTGCTGTGGTTCCGGGTCTTCAAGCGCTCGCAGCACAAGACCCTGGTGGGCACCGCGGGTGGCGAGGTGATCGGTGAAGTGGGGCTGCTGGTGAGCGCGGTGGCGCCCTTCGAGCGCGGCCGGGTGCGCTTCCAGCGCCCGGTGCTGGGCGCCGAGGAATGGGTTTGTGTGGCCGAGAGTGCGATCGCCGCCGGCGAGCGCGTGCGTGTGGTCAGCGTCGAAGGCAGCTTCGTCAAGGTGGCGAAGGCCTGA
- a CDS encoding SPFH domain-containing protein: MTEGLAIAVAVLIFVVITIAKGVRLVAQGEEWVVERLGKYHATLRPGLNILIPYLDNVAYKLVTKDIILDVQEQEVITRDNAVILTNAIAFVKVTDPVKAVYGVTDFSEAIRNLIMTTLRSIVGEMELDEALSSRDKIKARLRESIADEAVDWGLTVKSVEIQDIKPSPSMQKAMELQAAAERERKAAVTKAEGAKQAAILEAEARLESAKRDASAQVMLAEASAESIRRVTASIGEEAGPMMYLLGEKYIAALEKLGESGSAKVVVMPADLHETLRGLVGKLGVRG; encoded by the coding sequence ATGACCGAAGGCCTGGCGATTGCCGTTGCAGTGCTGATTTTCGTCGTCATCACCATCGCCAAGGGGGTGCGCCTGGTGGCGCAGGGCGAAGAATGGGTGGTCGAGCGTCTCGGCAAGTACCACGCCACCCTGCGCCCGGGGCTCAACATCCTGATCCCCTATCTCGACAACGTCGCCTACAAGCTGGTGACCAAGGACATCATCCTCGACGTCCAGGAACAGGAAGTGATCACCCGCGACAACGCGGTGATCCTGACCAACGCGATCGCCTTCGTCAAAGTCACCGACCCGGTCAAGGCGGTGTATGGGGTGACCGACTTTTCCGAAGCGATCCGCAACCTGATCATGACGACCTTGCGCTCGATCGTCGGCGAGATGGAACTCGACGAGGCCTTGTCCTCGCGCGACAAGATCAAGGCCCGGCTGCGCGAGAGCATCGCCGACGAGGCGGTGGACTGGGGGCTGACGGTGAAATCGGTGGAGATCCAGGACATCAAGCCCTCGCCGTCGATGCAAAAGGCGATGGAGCTGCAGGCCGCCGCCGAGCGCGAGCGCAAGGCCGCGGTGACCAAGGCCGAAGGCGCCAAGCAGGCGGCGATCCTCGAGGCCGAGGCGCGCCTCGAATCGGCCAAGCGCGATGCCAGCGCGCAGGTGATGCTGGCCGAAGCTTCGGCCGAGTCGATCCGCCGCGTCACCGCCAGCATCGGCGAGGAGGCCGGCCCGATGATGTACCTGCTCGGCGAGAAATACATCGCCGCGCTGGAAAAACTGGGCGAGTCCGGCAGCGCCAAGGTGGTGGTGATGCCCGCCGACCTGCACGAAACCCTGCGCGGCCTGGTCGGCAAGCTGGGCGTGCGCGGCTGA
- a CDS encoding peptide chain release factor 3, whose product MTTTPYPPELLRDVEKRRTFAIISHPDAGKTTLTEKLLLFGGAIQLAGTVKARKSARHATSDWMEVEKQRGISVTSSVMQFEYQGHTINLLDTPGHEDFSEDTYRVLTAVDAAVMVIDAAKGVEAQTIKLLEVCRLRNTPIITFVNKLDREVREPFELLAEIEDVLKIGCAPVTWPLGMGKAFRGVYHLLQDQVLTFVPGEERRSDAEVLKGIGNAALDERFPLEVGQLRDDVELLNDASPPFDLDDFLAGRQSPVFFGSGINNFGVQEILQALIDWAPPPQARIAGTGTTGTRMVQPAEPAFTGFVFKIQANMDPKHRDRIAFFRICSGRYSSGMKVRHVRAGRDMKLANALTFMANERVIMEDGVAGDIIGIHNHGQLQIGDTLTEGEALGFKGIPYFSPELFRAARLRDPLKSKQLQKGLQELGEEGAIQVFELEGGQLLLGAVGVLQFEIVAQRLKDEYKVDAIFESADIHTARWLTFPDDTTRRNFEYEQALRLGKDIDGNPVYLATSRYNLEVTAEKWPKVSFHATREHGQVLG is encoded by the coding sequence ATGACCACCACTCCCTATCCGCCCGAACTGCTGCGCGACGTCGAAAAGCGCCGCACCTTCGCCATCATCTCCCACCCCGACGCGGGCAAGACCACGCTCACCGAGAAGCTGCTGCTGTTCGGCGGCGCAATCCAGCTCGCGGGCACGGTGAAGGCGCGCAAATCCGCCCGCCACGCCACTTCCGACTGGATGGAAGTGGAAAAGCAGCGCGGCATCTCGGTGACCAGCTCGGTGATGCAGTTCGAGTACCAGGGGCACACCATCAACCTCCTCGACACCCCCGGCCACGAGGACTTCTCCGAGGACACCTACCGCGTGCTCACCGCGGTGGACGCCGCGGTGATGGTGATCGACGCCGCCAAGGGGGTGGAAGCGCAGACGATCAAGCTGCTCGAAGTCTGCCGCCTGCGCAACACGCCGATCATCACCTTCGTCAACAAGCTCGACCGCGAAGTGCGCGAGCCCTTCGAGCTCCTCGCCGAGATCGAGGACGTGCTCAAGATCGGCTGCGCCCCGGTGACCTGGCCGCTGGGGATGGGCAAGGCCTTCCGCGGCGTCTATCACCTGCTGCAGGATCAGGTGCTGACCTTCGTCCCGGGCGAGGAGCGGCGCAGCGACGCCGAAGTGCTGAAGGGCATCGGCAACGCCGCGCTGGATGAGCGCTTTCCGCTCGAAGTCGGCCAGCTGCGCGACGACGTCGAACTGCTCAACGACGCCTCGCCACCCTTCGACCTCGACGACTTCCTCGCCGGCCGCCAGAGCCCGGTGTTCTTCGGCTCGGGGATCAACAACTTCGGCGTGCAGGAGATCCTGCAGGCGCTGATCGACTGGGCACCGCCACCGCAGGCGCGCATCGCAGGGACGGGCACGACCGGCACGCGCATGGTGCAGCCTGCCGAACCGGCATTCACCGGTTTCGTGTTCAAGATCCAGGCCAACATGGACCCCAAGCACCGCGACCGCATCGCCTTCTTCCGCATCTGCTCGGGGCGCTACAGCTCGGGGATGAAGGTGCGCCACGTGCGCGCCGGGCGCGACATGAAGCTCGCCAACGCGCTGACCTTCATGGCCAACGAGCGCGTGATCATGGAGGACGGCGTCGCCGGCGACATCATCGGCATCCACAACCACGGCCAGCTGCAGATCGGCGACACCCTCACCGAAGGCGAGGCGCTCGGCTTCAAGGGCATCCCCTACTTCTCGCCGGAACTGTTCCGCGCCGCGCGCCTGCGCGACCCGCTCAAATCCAAGCAGTTGCAGAAAGGCCTGCAGGAGCTCGGCGAGGAGGGCGCGATCCAGGTCTTCGAGCTCGAAGGCGGCCAGCTCCTGCTCGGCGCCGTGGGCGTGCTGCAGTTCGAGATCGTCGCCCAGCGCCTCAAGGACGAGTACAAGGTCGATGCGATCTTCGAGTCCGCCGACATCCACACCGCGCGCTGGCTGACCTTCCCCGACGACACCACCCGGCGCAACTTCGAATACGAGCAGGCCCTGCGCCTGGGCAAGGACATCGACGGCAACCCGGTGTACCTCGCCACCAGCCGCTACAACCTGGAAGTGACGGCAGAGAAGTGGCCGAAGGTGAGCTTCCACGCCACGCGCGAGCACGGGCAGGTGCTGGGCTGA
- a CDS encoding class II fumarate hydratase gives MTRIETDSLGPVDVPAAAYWGAQTQRSLAHFAIGEERMPLALIHGLALIKKAAARLHARSGALPAEFAALIGQAADEILAGRHDDQFPLAVWQTGSGTQSNMNVNEVIAGRANELAGQGRGGKSPVHPNDHVNRGQSSNDCFPSAMHIAAARAVHEDLLPAVTELSNGLALQAERHAGVLKTGRTHLMDATPITFGQELSAFVAQLNTAAHAIRATLPAVCELAQGGTAVGTGLNAPPGFAAAIAAELAALTGLPLTSAPNKFAALAGHEALVALSGALKTLAVALMKLANDLRLLGSGPRAGFAEVKLPANEPGSSIMPGKVNPTQCEALSMLACQVLGNDATIAFAASQGQLQLNVFKPVIAHNLLQSIRLLTDGCRSFQHHCVAGLEADPGRMAEHLGRSLMLVTALNPHIGYDKAAQIAKKAWAEGTTLRAAALALGFTTAEEFDAWVRPEHMLGG, from the coding sequence ATGACCCGCATCGAAACCGACAGCCTCGGCCCCGTCGACGTCCCCGCCGCCGCCTACTGGGGGGCGCAGACCCAGCGCTCGCTGGCCCATTTCGCGATCGGCGAGGAGCGCATGCCGCTCGCCCTGATCCACGGCCTGGCCCTGATCAAGAAGGCCGCCGCCCGCCTCCACGCCCGCAGCGGGGCGCTCCCCGCCGAGTTCGCCGCGCTGATCGGGCAGGCCGCCGACGAGATCCTCGCCGGCCGCCACGACGACCAGTTCCCGCTCGCGGTGTGGCAGACCGGCAGCGGCACGCAAAGCAACATGAACGTCAACGAAGTCATCGCCGGGCGTGCCAACGAGCTCGCCGGGCAGGGCCGCGGCGGCAAATCCCCGGTGCATCCGAACGATCACGTCAATCGCGGCCAGAGCTCGAACGACTGCTTTCCCAGCGCGATGCACATCGCCGCCGCCCGCGCCGTGCACGAAGACCTGCTGCCTGCGGTCACCGAACTGTCGAACGGCCTCGCGCTGCAGGCCGAGCGCCATGCCGGGGTACTCAAGACCGGGCGCACCCACCTGATGGATGCGACCCCGATCACCTTCGGCCAGGAGCTGTCGGCTTTCGTCGCCCAGCTCAACACCGCCGCCCACGCGATCCGCGCCACCCTGCCGGCAGTGTGCGAGCTCGCCCAGGGCGGCACCGCGGTCGGCACCGGGCTCAACGCCCCGCCCGGCTTCGCCGCCGCGATCGCCGCCGAGCTGGCCGCGCTCACCGGCCTGCCGCTGACAAGCGCGCCGAACAAGTTCGCCGCGCTCGCCGGCCACGAGGCGCTGGTCGCGCTCTCGGGCGCCCTGAAAACGCTTGCGGTGGCGCTGATGAAACTCGCCAACGACCTGCGCCTGCTCGGTTCCGGCCCGCGCGCGGGCTTTGCCGAAGTGAAGCTGCCGGCCAACGAGCCGGGCAGCTCGATCATGCCCGGCAAGGTCAACCCGACCCAGTGCGAGGCGCTGTCGATGCTTGCCTGCCAGGTGCTGGGCAACGACGCCACGATCGCCTTCGCCGCCAGCCAGGGGCAGCTCCAGTTGAACGTGTTCAAGCCGGTGATCGCGCACAACCTGCTGCAGTCGATCCGCCTGCTCACCGACGGTTGCCGCAGTTTCCAGCATCACTGCGTGGCCGGCCTCGAAGCGGACCCGGGGCGCATGGCCGAACATCTCGGGCGCAGCCTGATGCTGGTGACCGCGCTCAATCCGCACATCGGATACGACAAGGCGGCGCAGATCGCCAAGAAGGCGTGGGCGGAAGGCACCACGCTGCGCGCCGCGGCGCTCGCGCTCGGCTTCACCACGGCGGAAGAGTTCGACGCCTGGGTGCGCCCCGAGCACATGCTCGGCGGCTGA
- a CDS encoding glutaredoxin family protein, with the protein MPRAASPDVMLRLLILLWLAFLPALQAAAEEPPAAADAPVLQVFVREGCPHCADAKVFLSRLGQTHPDIRIVYRAVDRDPAARDELVEISREAGVWPPGVPTFVFDKQVRVGFDDGEHAGRELVALLGAPVKPRDAVEFPIFGTLRAGELGLPVFTLALGLIDGFNPCAMWVLLFLLALLVRLQDRRRMALVAGTFVLASGAVYYAFMAAWLNLFLFVGMTEALRIGLAMLALLVGAINVKDFFAFRRGVSLSIPEAARPGLYARARAILKAESLSASLAAVAVLAVVVNFVELLCTAGLPAIYTAVLARHELPPLAHYGYLGLYILGYIADDALMVGTAVLALGSGKLDERGGRRLKLLSGAVMLVLGLVMLLRPQWLV; encoded by the coding sequence ATGCCTCGAGCTGCCAGCCCGGACGTGATGCTGCGGCTGCTGATCCTGCTGTGGCTGGCGTTTCTGCCCGCGCTGCAGGCCGCCGCGGAGGAGCCGCCTGCAGCCGCCGACGCCCCGGTGCTTCAGGTGTTCGTGCGCGAGGGCTGCCCGCACTGTGCCGATGCCAAGGTTTTTCTCTCCCGGCTCGGCCAGACGCACCCCGACATCCGGATCGTCTATCGCGCGGTCGATCGCGACCCGGCGGCGCGTGACGAACTGGTCGAAATCAGCCGCGAGGCGGGCGTCTGGCCGCCGGGGGTGCCGACTTTCGTTTTCGACAAGCAGGTACGGGTCGGTTTCGATGATGGCGAACATGCCGGGCGTGAGCTTGTTGCATTGCTCGGAGCGCCAGTGAAACCGCGCGATGCGGTCGAATTCCCGATATTCGGAACGCTCCGCGCCGGCGAGCTCGGGCTGCCGGTGTTTACCCTTGCGCTCGGCCTGATCGACGGCTTCAATCCGTGCGCGATGTGGGTGCTGCTGTTCCTGCTGGCGCTGCTGGTACGGCTGCAGGACCGGCGGCGGATGGCGCTGGTGGCCGGCACCTTCGTCCTCGCGAGCGGCGCGGTCTACTACGCCTTCATGGCGGCGTGGCTCAACCTGTTCCTCTTCGTCGGCATGACCGAGGCGCTGCGCATCGGCCTTGCCATGCTGGCCTTGCTGGTCGGCGCGATCAACGTCAAGGACTTCTTCGCCTTCCGCCGCGGGGTGTCGCTGTCGATTCCCGAAGCGGCCAGGCCCGGTCTCTATGCGCGGGCAAGGGCGATCCTGAAGGCGGAATCGCTGTCCGCTTCGCTCGCTGCGGTGGCGGTGCTCGCGGTGGTGGTCAATTTCGTCGAGCTGTTGTGCACCGCCGGTCTGCCCGCGATCTATACCGCGGTGCTGGCCCGGCATGAACTGCCGCCGCTCGCGCACTACGGCTACCTCGGCCTCTACATCCTCGGCTACATCGCCGACGATGCGCTGATGGTCGGCACCGCGGTGCTGGCGCTGGGCAGCGGCAAGCTCGACGAACGCGGCGGGCGGCGGCTCAAGCTGCTGTCGGGTGCGGTGATGCTGGTACTCGGCCTGGTGATGCTGCTGCGCCCGCAGTGGCTGGTGTAG
- the earP gene encoding elongation factor P maturation arginine rhamnosyltransferase EarP, producing the protein MMPLPENSRPRWEIFCRVVDNFGDIGVCWRLACDLALRQERPVRLWVDDWSVLGRICPPARVLDPERGGVVAGVELRHWGEPFPVLVPGEIVIEAFACELPEAHLQAMARQARRPVWINLEYLSAEDWVAGCHGLASPHPRLPLVKHFFFPGFDTDSGGLLREAGLLARRDAFVGDPARCSAWRAGRGPVAADSLWVSLFAYEQPGLAALIGAWQGGSRAVELLVPESRVLGDLARALGVDALRAGDRLQHGRLGVQVLPFTDQAGYDQLLWGCDLNFVRGEDSFVRAQWAAKPFVWQIYPQSGAAHRDKLDAFLGRYLAGVAPAPAAALVALWQAWNGFGASAAALAQAWPAFSEALPALDAHARHWCGRLAAGEDLVTRLTRFCSHIEAAAR; encoded by the coding sequence ATGATGCCTTTGCCCGAAAATTCCCGGCCGCGCTGGGAAATCTTCTGCCGGGTTGTGGATAACTTTGGGGATATCGGTGTCTGCTGGCGGCTGGCCTGTGATCTGGCGCTGCGCCAGGAGAGGCCGGTCCGGCTCTGGGTTGATGACTGGTCGGTGCTCGGGCGCATCTGCCCGCCGGCGCGGGTGCTCGATCCGGAGCGTGGCGGCGTGGTCGCGGGTGTGGAGCTGCGCCACTGGGGCGAGCCTTTTCCCGTGCTCGTGCCCGGCGAAATCGTCATCGAGGCCTTCGCCTGCGAGCTGCCGGAGGCGCATCTGCAGGCGATGGCGCGCCAGGCCCGGCGGCCGGTGTGGATCAACCTCGAATACCTGTCGGCGGAGGACTGGGTGGCGGGCTGCCACGGCCTCGCTTCGCCCCATCCGCGCCTGCCCCTGGTGAAGCATTTTTTCTTTCCCGGCTTCGATACGGACAGCGGCGGACTGCTGCGCGAAGCCGGCCTGCTAGCGCGGCGCGATGCCTTCGTTGGCGATCCTGCGCGATGTTCGGCGTGGCGGGCAGGGCGCGGGCCGGTGGCGGCGGACAGCCTGTGGGTGTCGCTGTTCGCCTACGAGCAGCCCGGCCTGGCGGCGCTGATCGGCGCCTGGCAGGGCGGGAGCCGGGCGGTCGAGCTGCTGGTGCCGGAGTCGCGCGTGCTCGGCGACCTGGCGCGTGCGCTCGGTGTCGACGCGCTGCGGGCGGGCGATCGCCTGCAGCACGGCCGCCTGGGGGTGCAGGTGCTGCCATTTACCGACCAGGCCGGCTACGACCAGCTGCTGTGGGGGTGCGATCTGAATTTCGTCCGTGGCGAGGATTCCTTCGTGCGTGCGCAGTGGGCGGCGAAACCCTTCGTCTGGCAGATTTACCCGCAGTCCGGGGCGGCGCATCGCGACAAGCTCGATGCCTTCCTCGGCCGCTATCTGGCCGGCGTCGCGCCCGCGCCGGCCGCGGCCCTGGTCGCCCTGTGGCAGGCCTGGAACGGCTTCGGTGCCAGTGCTGCCGCGCTGGCGCAGGCCTGGCCGGCGTTTTCCGAGGCCTTGCCGGCGCTCGATGCGCATGCGCGCCACTGGTGCGGGCGCCTGGCGGCCGGCGAAGATCTCGTTACACGCTTGACAAGATTCTGTTCCCACATCGAGGCCGCCGCGAGGTAG
- the efp gene encoding elongation factor P, with the protein MKTAQELRSGNVIMVGSDPLVVQKAEYNKSGRNSAVVKMKLKNLLTGAPSESVYKADDKFEVVVLERKEVTYSYFADPMYVFMDADYEQYEVEADNMTDALKYLEDGLQCEVVFYNGKAISVELPNSVVREVVYTEPAVKGDTSGKVLKPARISTGFELPVPAFVEIGDKIEIDTRTDEYKNRVK; encoded by the coding sequence ATGAAAACCGCTCAGGAACTCCGCTCGGGCAACGTCATCATGGTCGGCAGCGACCCGCTGGTGGTGCAGAAGGCCGAATACAACAAATCCGGCCGCAACTCCGCGGTCGTCAAGATGAAGCTCAAGAACCTGCTCACCGGCGCGCCGTCCGAGTCGGTGTACAAGGCCGACGACAAGTTCGAAGTCGTCGTCCTCGAGCGCAAGGAAGTCACCTACTCCTACTTCGCCGACCCGATGTACGTGTTCATGGACGCCGACTACGAGCAGTACGAAGTCGAAGCCGACAACATGACCGATGCGCTCAAGTACCTCGAAGACGGCCTGCAGTGCGAAGTGGTGTTCTACAACGGCAAGGCGATCTCGGTCGAACTGCCCAACAGCGTGGTGCGCGAAGTCGTCTATACCGAACCCGCGGTCAAGGGCGACACTTCGGGCAAGGTCTTGAAGCCGGCCAGGATCTCGACCGGTTTCGAGCTGCCGGTGCCGGCCTTCGTCGAAATCGGCGACAAGATCGAAATCGACACCCGCACCGACGAGTACAAGAACCGCGTCAAGTAA